In Sebastes fasciatus isolate fSebFas1 chromosome 24, fSebFas1.pri, whole genome shotgun sequence, the following are encoded in one genomic region:
- the ahr2 gene encoding aryl hydrocarbon receptor 2, whose protein sequence is MLANTALYAAKKRKKPVQKIPKPPPPDGIKSNPSKRHRDRLNGELDKLTSLLPFTEEVRARLDKLSVLRLSVGYLKVKSFFNASMKKGHNGSSWTSERSLMFGGNVQNALTPSSTTSASSSSVASATPVTSIDGVSFTEGDLLLQALNGFVLVVTAEGYVFYTSPSITDFLGFHQSDIVHQSVFELIHTDDRAIFRRQLHFALNPNTNQQDGTAASPSEQSSAEVSSNVMTYDPQAIPPENSSFLERNFCCRFRCLLDNSSGFLALNFRGRLKFLHGQNRLSEDGALVPPQLALFCIATQMQPPSILEIRTKTLIFQTKHKLDFTPMGIDTRGKVVLGYNEVELCMKGSGYNFIHAADMMYCADNHIRMMKTGESGFTVFRLLAKTGMWVWVQANARLVFKTGKPDFIVARQRALTNNEGEEQLRLRRLQLPFNFATGEALLYDVTPTVEVLDPCSAPDQRKIDEYTVPRESMLGCMLSQDQSIYCEHNNTNSLSSLNDAAFKDTHPTVNIPGDIWELTTPKPVVGSLVKSEATVQDMMETLQQILGESDLGDTLHVGPEELKSWESTLLKMTNNSCEMNEDLDDILSNDILSYVEEQLQLEGGLKLPDQLDDIPVCLSTLDLPNQIPDRVGEQNFGWPLEPQNQLIPNGGQMLTGQPTPGLGIMKLTHMDLPQLSSGPTLQQIASLQTLPASVGLQLGTTGNTGAPVTFNPPMAAQTQNQLRSLQVAAKDNNRGAFSLRQTSTNQIHPNQMAQPMQNHLQMRTPSLPIGLQDQSAKRQLTPVFNFQGNQWNASVPNSNQANNFVETYTQNISNQPGFTADPSSSSCLQGHFALNTQNNDNQRQPWPPEQQLISSGHQQMGACLNQMPGYQRNPLPDVVAAQNAVNGRPMFRTPETSNVPFPVQQVMEPPPLAPSSSCMYRNAPTSVPVNGVHLSQVPSCQRLNPASSQIPSKPSCFYQGLPGGGSVPGMTAIPNPDEAALSCQMTAGLDPDGLLMQQQPYLNFSEQTQINSRPVVGNGGFPFSSLPNGNAYYSENK, encoded by the exons CCAGCATGAAGAAAGGCCACAACGGCTCCAGCTGGACCAGCGAGCGGAGCCTCATGTTCGGAGGAAACGTCCAGAACGCACTGACGCCGTCCTCTACGACCTCCGCCTCCTCGTCCTCCGTGGCCTCCGCCACCCCGGTGACCTCCATCGACGGAGTCAGCTTCACTGAAGGAGACCTGCTGCTTCAG GCGCTGAACGGCTTTGTGCTGGTGGTGACGGCTGAAGGCTACGTCTTCTACACATCCCCCTCCATCACGGACTTCCTTGGCTTCCACCAG tCGGATATCGTCCATCAGAGCGTGTTTGAGTTGATCCACACAGACGACCGAGCTATTTTCAGACGGCAGCTTCACTTCGCTCTCAACCCGAATACCAACCAGCAAGACGGCACCGCAGCGAGTCCCA GTGAGCAGAGCTCGGCGGAGGTCAGCAGCAACGTGATGACCTACGACCCGCAGGCCATCCCTCCAGAGAACTCCTCCTTCCTGGAGAGAAACTTCTGCTGCCGCTTCCGCTGCCTGCTCGACAACTCCTCCGGCTTCCTG GCCCTGAACTTCCGCGGCCGCCTGAAGTTCCTCCACGGTCAGAACCGGTTGTCGGAGGACGGGGCGCTGGTTCCCCCGCAGCTCGCTCTGTTCTGCATCGCCACGCAGATGCAGCCGCCGTCCATCCTGGAGATCCGCACCAAGACGCTCATCTTCCAGACCAAACACAAGCTGGACTTCACTCCCATGGGCATCGACACCAG AGGGAAGGTGGTTCTGGGTTACAATGAAGTGGAGCTCTGTATGAAAGGTTCAGGCTACAACTTCATCCACGCTGCAGACATGATGTACTGCGCCGACAACCACATAAGAA TGATGAAAACCGGAGAAAGCGGCTTCACCGTCTTCAGGCTTCTGGCCAAAACTGGGATGTGGGTCTGGGTCCAGGCCAACGCCAGGCTGGTGTTTAAAACAGGGAAACCGGACTTCATCGTGGCCCGGCAGAGAGCTTTGAC AAATAACGAAGGGGAAGAGCAGCTACGCCTCCGTCGGCTGCAGTTGCCGTTCAACTTTGCCACTGGGGAGGCGTTGCTTTATGATGTCACTCCAACCGTCGAAGTCCTCGACCCATGCTCCGCCCCCGACCAGAGGAAGATAGACGAGTACACCGTCCCTCGCGAAAGCATGCTGGGCTGCATGCTGAGTCAGGACCAGTCTATCTACTGTgaacacaacaacaccaactcCCTCAGCTCTCTCAACGATGCCGCCTTCAAGGACACCCACCCTACAGTCAACATTCCTGGAGATATCTGGGAGCTCACCACACCCAAACCTGTTGTGGGGAGCCTGGTGAAGTCCGAGGCCACAGTTCAGGACATGATGGAGACCCTGCAGCAGATCCTCGGGGAGAGCGACCTCGGCGACACCCTGCATGTGGGGCCTGAAGAGCTCAAGAGCTGGGAGAGCACCCTGCTGAAGATGACTAACAACAGCTGCGAGATGAACGAAGACCTGGACGACATCCTCAGCAACGACATCCTGTCGTACGTAGAGGAGCAGCTCCAGTTGGAGGGCGGCCTCAAGCTGCCAGATCAGCTGGATGACATACCAGTCTGCCTTTCCACTTTGGACCTCCCGAACCAGATTCCTGACCGGGTTGGGGAGCAGAACTTCGGCTGGCCTCTGGAGCCCCAAAACCAGCTGATACCAAACGGCGGGCAGATGTTAACCGGACAGCCGACTCCAGGCCTGGGGATCATGAAGCTGACCCACATGGATCTTCCTCAGTTGAGTTCCGGTCCAACCCTTCAGCAGATCGCCTCACTGCAAACGCTTCCCGCTTCTGTTGGTCTTCAACTGGGAACCACAGGCAACACTGGTGCTCCGGTTACCTTCAACCCCCCCATGGCGGCTCAGACGCAGAACCAACTGAGATCCTTGCAGGTCGCTGCCAAGGACAACAACCGCGGAGCATTCTCGCTCAGGCAAACTTCAACCAATCAGATTCACCCCAACCAAATGGCTCAACCAATGCAGAACCACCTTCAGATGAGGACGCCCAGCCTACCAATCGGCCTCCAGGACCAAAGCGCAAAAAGACAGTTAACTCCTGTGTTCAACTTTCAGGGAAACCAGTGGAACGCCTCCGTCCCCAACTCAAACCAAGCCAACAACTTTGTAGAAACGTACACCCAGAATATTTCAAACCAACCCGGTTTTACTGCAGATCCTTCCTCGTCGAGCTGCTTACAGGGACACTTTGCACTTAatacacagaacaatgacaatcAGAGACAGCCTTGGCCGCCGGAGCAGCAGCTCATCTCAAGTGGACACCAACAAATGGGCGCCTGCCTCAACCAAATGCCAGGATATCAGAGGAATCCTCTTCCCGATGTCGTCGCGGCCCAGAACGCTGTCAACGGCAGGCCGATGTTCAGGACTCCAGAGACTTCAAACGTACCGTTTCCTGTTCAGCAGGTCATGGAGCCGCCACCTCTTGCACCTTCTAGCAGCTGTATGTACAGAAATGCCCCCACCTCTGTGCCTGTAAACGGGGTGCACCTCAGTCAGGTGCCCTCCTGCCAGAGACTGAACCCCGCCAGCAGCCAGATTCCCTCCAAGCCCTCCTGCTTCTATCAGGGTCTCCCCGGAGGCGGCTCCGTGCCGGGGATGACGGCGATCCCGAATCCTGATGAGGCGGCGCTGTCCTGCCAAATGACGGCTGGTCTCGACCCGGACGGCCTGCTGATGCAACAACAGCCGTACCTAAACTTCAGTGAGCAGACACAG ATCAACAGCCGTCCAGTCGTGGGGAACGGAGGTTTCCCCTTCTCCTCGCTGCCCAACGGGAACGCATACTACTCAGAGAACAAATAG